The following coding sequences lie in one Enterococcus sp. 9E7_DIV0242 genomic window:
- a CDS encoding M24 family metallopeptidase translates to MKARMKRLRERMAEQSIDYLLVTDKANRRYLSGFTGSNGFLLVGQSKNYLIIDGRYTEQAQQQVKESEILTISASKNQWDYLSEITSHKKIGFEVETISYTTFKALEAKAKESGSQLIETKRWIDELRMVKSEQELSYLRQAAKLADQTFAYITTIIKPGMSEIDVANEIDYYSKRIGSEGPAFETIVASGTRTALPHAHASKKIIQENELIMIDFGCIVNGYYSDMTRTFALGLVDDTIKNTYEKVLAAQKKAIQAVRVGKAVKELDKIARDCLTKEQLGRYFSHGLGHGIGLTCHEYPAVTSEAEEEIISGMVFTIEPGVYLPETFGIRIEDDVYINSEGVAECLTQTKKEWLVIE, encoded by the coding sequence ATGAAAGCACGTATGAAGCGTCTTAGAGAGCGAATGGCTGAGCAGTCGATCGATTATTTGCTTGTAACAGACAAGGCCAATCGTCGCTACTTATCAGGCTTTACTGGTTCGAATGGTTTCTTGCTTGTTGGGCAAAGTAAAAACTATCTGATTATTGATGGACGCTATACAGAGCAAGCACAACAGCAAGTAAAAGAAAGTGAAATTCTGACTATTTCAGCTTCAAAGAATCAATGGGATTATCTCTCTGAGATTACCTCACATAAAAAAATAGGCTTTGAAGTGGAGACGATTTCTTATACGACCTTTAAAGCATTAGAAGCCAAAGCAAAGGAATCAGGGAGTCAACTCATTGAAACAAAGCGTTGGATAGACGAATTGCGCATGGTTAAGTCCGAGCAAGAGCTTAGTTACCTGAGACAAGCTGCCAAGCTTGCGGATCAAACCTTTGCCTATATCACGACGATCATCAAGCCGGGCATGTCAGAGATTGATGTTGCAAACGAAATCGATTATTACAGTAAACGAATTGGCAGTGAAGGTCCGGCATTTGAAACAATTGTTGCTTCTGGCACTCGTACAGCACTGCCTCATGCACATGCTTCAAAAAAAATCATTCAGGAAAATGAATTGATCATGATCGACTTCGGATGTATTGTCAACGGCTATTATTCAGATATGACTCGGACATTTGCCTTGGGCTTGGTAGACGATACAATAAAAAATACCTATGAAAAGGTACTTGCTGCACAGAAGAAGGCAATTCAAGCTGTTCGTGTTGGAAAGGCTGTGAAGGAGCTTGATAAAATTGCTCGTGATTGTCTTACAAAAGAACAGTTGGGACGGTATTTTTCACATGGGTTAGGCCACGGAATTGGACTGACCTGCCATGAGTATCCAGCTGTTACTAGTGAGGCTGAAGAAGAAATCATTTCGGGCATGGTGTTTACAATAGAACCTGGTGTCTATCTTCCCGAAACGTTTGGTATTCGAATCGAGGATGATGTCTATATCAATTCAGAAGGTGTAGCAGAATGTCTGACACAAACAAAAAAAGAGTGGTTGGTGATTGAATGA
- a CDS encoding M42 family metallopeptidase, with protein MKLKKRLIELSNIDGIAGREDAVGKYLATSISQNSEQDAFKNYYFGDLTTEKKKIAVYAHLDEVGFFVRDINPEGFIYFQPLGGWWGHVMLGQSVRITARKNKRVVQGIIGTLPEGSVMGEAVVSIDKMYIDLGVESREEVAELGIQIGDMITPNTLASESVNGKYIIGKALDNRVGCSVMAEVLDYFYEHPLSQLEVIGVATAQEEVGTRGSKVAAPRVRGDINIIIDVANGKDTPKAAARKTRILGKGPGICLYDKTALANMELADALQETAEEEQVPWQFDQLTGGGTDAGAIQLYEGQPTIVLSIPVRYCHSWHSLVSIDDCKNTIALICRYIEKVERKLRDSDDTL; from the coding sequence ATGAAGCTAAAGAAACGATTGATCGAGTTGTCGAACATAGATGGAATTGCCGGGAGAGAAGACGCGGTCGGAAAATATCTTGCCACATCGATTTCACAAAACAGCGAGCAAGATGCATTCAAAAATTATTATTTTGGAGACCTAACTACAGAAAAAAAGAAGATTGCCGTGTATGCTCATTTGGATGAGGTTGGTTTTTTTGTACGAGACATCAATCCGGAGGGCTTCATCTATTTTCAGCCTCTCGGAGGTTGGTGGGGACATGTGATGTTGGGGCAATCCGTTCGTATTACTGCGCGGAAAAACAAGCGTGTCGTTCAAGGAATCATAGGAACGTTACCGGAAGGGTCGGTAATGGGAGAAGCGGTTGTTTCCATTGATAAGATGTATATCGATTTAGGTGTAGAGAGTAGAGAGGAGGTTGCGGAGCTAGGCATTCAGATTGGCGATATGATCACACCGAATACACTTGCCAGTGAAAGTGTTAACGGAAAATATATTATCGGTAAAGCGCTGGATAATCGAGTTGGTTGTAGTGTAATGGCAGAGGTGTTGGATTACTTTTACGAGCACCCATTGTCGCAACTAGAGGTGATCGGTGTAGCCACCGCTCAAGAAGAGGTTGGTACTCGAGGCTCTAAGGTGGCCGCACCGAGAGTTCGAGGCGATATCAATATTATTATTGATGTAGCTAATGGGAAGGATACGCCTAAAGCAGCGGCCAGAAAAACAAGGATATTAGGGAAAGGGCCAGGTATCTGTCTTTATGACAAAACAGCTCTCGCCAATATGGAGCTGGCAGATGCCTTACAAGAGACCGCTGAAGAGGAGCAGGTACCTTGGCAATTTGATCAGCTTACTGGTGGCGGAACCGACGCCGGAGCTATTCAACTCTATGAAGGCCAGCCGACAATCGTTTTAAGTATTCCCGTTCGTTACTGTCATTCGTGGCATTCATTGGTTAGTATAGACGATTGTAAGAACACGATAGCGCTGATTTGTCGTTACATTGAAAAGGTAGAGAGAAAGCTGAGGGATTCAGATGACACACTTTGA
- a CDS encoding MalY/PatB family protein, with protein MTHFDRIVSRYGTYSTQWDYVQDRFGEKELLPFSISDMDFEIPSGTKEVLAHAVERGLFGYTRWNHHAFKGAIRSWFQRRFQTELEEEWISYSPSVIYSLSVFIQLLSRKGGKVVTLTPCYDAFFNVLKENHQELLAVSLQREAKFSIDFNELEECFKRENPEIFLLCNPHNPTGRAFTEEELGCMVDLCNQYQVAIISDEIHMDILRKGISHIPILALKDKIKVPVVLLSSASKTFNSPGLGCSYTIVPDDQLREQFLKVLKGRDGLSSVPYLGMLALQDCYNNQEGWLNELNQYLDGNFQVMTDLLKSTDSIISYIPEATYLAWLDLTNVPFSMDKLQQILVHQEKVAIMRGDTYGEEGKKYLRLNLGAPREKIIDGLERLLRAVQ; from the coding sequence ATGACACACTTTGATCGCATCGTATCAAGGTACGGAACTTATTCAACGCAATGGGACTATGTACAGGACCGTTTCGGAGAGAAAGAGCTGTTACCATTTTCAATTTCCGACATGGATTTTGAAATCCCTAGCGGCACAAAAGAAGTACTCGCCCATGCAGTAGAAAGAGGGCTGTTTGGCTATACGCGTTGGAATCACCATGCCTTCAAAGGCGCTATCCGTAGTTGGTTTCAGCGACGTTTCCAAACAGAACTGGAGGAAGAATGGATCAGCTACAGTCCAAGTGTCATCTATAGCCTCTCGGTATTTATTCAACTGCTGTCAAGAAAAGGCGGGAAGGTTGTCACACTGACCCCTTGTTACGATGCTTTTTTCAATGTACTGAAAGAAAATCATCAAGAGCTACTTGCTGTCAGTTTACAAAGAGAAGCAAAGTTCAGTATTGATTTCAATGAGTTAGAGGAATGCTTTAAAAGAGAAAACCCCGAAATATTTCTGCTGTGTAATCCTCATAATCCGACAGGTAGAGCCTTTACGGAAGAAGAGCTAGGTTGTATGGTCGACCTATGCAATCAGTATCAAGTGGCAATTATCAGTGATGAGATCCATATGGATATTTTGCGAAAAGGAATTTCCCATATCCCGATTCTCGCCCTTAAGGATAAAATCAAGGTTCCTGTTGTTCTGCTATCTTCTGCATCGAAAACCTTCAATAGCCCTGGGTTGGGTTGTTCATATACGATTGTTCCAGATGACCAATTGAGAGAGCAGTTTTTGAAGGTGCTCAAAGGTCGAGATGGTTTGTCCTCTGTTCCTTATTTAGGCATGTTGGCATTACAAGATTGCTATAACAATCAGGAAGGATGGTTGAATGAACTGAATCAATACCTTGATGGAAACTTTCAAGTAATGACTGATTTATTAAAATCAACGGATTCCATCATTTCTTATATACCAGAAGCAACCTATCTTGCCTGGTTAGATCTTACCAATGTTCCCTTTTCGATGGACAAGTTGCAGCAGATTCTTGTTCATCAGGAAAAAGTAGCGATCATGAGGGGCGATACCTATGGAGAAGAAGGCAAAAAGTATCTCCGATTAAATTTGGGCGCACCAAGAGAAAAAATTATTGATGGGCTGGAGCGGTTATTAAGAGCTGTTCAATGA
- a CDS encoding helix-turn-helix domain-containing protein yields MKLFEKDDSRAYDLLLVLLKERSNPDLTIAYLSKKLSTDRRIIHKYLLRIMEDNRQINAPVKLDLQVDSQGSITLIVPFNFDRNAFKAMYYERSINFKLMIEILMGQFISIEDFAEKNFISIPSVYRKLPQLKEHLQVLQIDLDLKSEKKFRGSERQIRTFYYYLLNDVQNYLSIPNFLTVNGEKRYPTFTNLWLTITYFRLHAKNYITQRDEIDSIKTFPIAESDFLYSWNNIFEQLFHEFALEEELLANEKHCLYVIFNSIMGLFSDQQIISKVTIPDTIDQFETTIEKISFMWITHFIDFFQLTIDSSGFNYMYQVILNAHAVSFVFKGQVHWIRRMSDYNLVILENDALNKKIDVFFEEITAEPLFHSFSPKGFTATFSLGYTFFIHSFLTSFNQPVRIHIFSKLGYLATTYLQEKVTKFSMVPVTIVTDETQADLLISDTYTPYSIDLPTLYTQPLPQEDELSYIKAAIEKKYYEKMLKRIDHKSE; encoded by the coding sequence GTGAAATTATTTGAGAAGGATGACAGCCGAGCTTATGATCTACTCCTTGTTTTGCTAAAAGAGCGAAGCAATCCTGATTTGACAATTGCTTATCTTTCAAAAAAATTGAGTACAGATAGAAGAATTATTCATAAATATCTGCTTCGTATTATGGAAGATAATCGACAGATAAACGCACCAGTGAAACTGGATTTACAGGTGGACTCTCAAGGAAGTATCACACTAATTGTCCCATTTAATTTTGACAGAAATGCTTTCAAAGCTATGTATTATGAACGATCCATCAATTTCAAATTGATGATCGAGATTCTAATGGGACAATTTATCTCGATCGAAGATTTTGCTGAAAAGAATTTCATTAGTATCCCATCTGTCTATCGAAAGCTTCCTCAGCTAAAAGAACACCTTCAAGTTCTGCAAATTGATTTAGACTTAAAATCTGAAAAAAAATTTCGTGGTTCTGAACGTCAAATTCGGACATTTTACTATTACTTGTTAAATGATGTCCAAAATTATCTAAGCATCCCCAATTTTCTAACGGTCAATGGGGAGAAAAGATATCCTACTTTTACTAATCTGTGGCTTACCATTACTTACTTTCGACTACATGCTAAAAATTACATTACTCAACGAGACGAAATAGATAGCATTAAAACTTTTCCTATCGCAGAATCAGATTTTCTTTATTCTTGGAATAACATATTTGAACAGTTGTTTCATGAATTTGCTTTGGAAGAAGAACTATTAGCCAACGAAAAGCACTGTCTCTATGTCATCTTCAACTCAATAATGGGGCTTTTCTCCGATCAACAGATAATTTCAAAGGTTACTATTCCCGATACTATAGATCAATTTGAAACTACGATTGAGAAGATCTCATTTATGTGGATTACCCACTTTATTGATTTTTTCCAATTGACCATTGACTCTTCTGGTTTCAATTATATGTATCAAGTGATACTCAATGCTCATGCGGTAAGTTTCGTTTTTAAAGGGCAGGTTCATTGGATTCGTCGAATGTCTGACTATAATTTAGTGATTTTAGAAAATGATGCGTTAAATAAAAAAATCGATGTTTTTTTTGAGGAGATAACAGCGGAACCTCTGTTTCACTCATTTAGTCCCAAAGGATTTACTGCTACATTTTCTTTAGGATACACCTTTTTTATACATAGCTTTCTTACAAGTTTTAATCAGCCCGTTCGCATCCATATTTTTTCGAAACTCGGTTATCTAGCGACGACTTATTTGCAAGAAAAGGTCACTAAGTTCAGTATGGTGCCAGTCACAATTGTGACAGATGAAACACAAGCCGATCTACTTATTAGTGATACATACACTCCTTATTCAATTGATCTTCCGACTCTTTATACTCAACCATTACCTCAAGAAGATGAGCTGAGCTATATAAAAGCAGCGATTGAAAAAAAATACTATGAAAAAATGCTAAAAAGAATCGATCACAAAAGTGAATAA
- a CDS encoding tyrosine-type recombinase/integrase, translating into MPRKGENIYKRKDGRYEGRYIKARSLDGQIKYGYIYGKKYADVKQELTLLKAQFTFAQNKRLNASETVRSWMLYWIETSIKNQVKLSTYMNYRGHLERYILPSLGEKQLIALQSQDVERFIKYLSSLELSPLTIRCIFNILKSGLKKARLSSYIYENPCDNVSLPKFNRKKVTALDIDTQKELEHLALEKGCFAIILSLYTGMRIGEISGLKWSDIDFKNDVLYVNQIVVRVPVPDQHFKTKVMLGSPKTRASIRAIPIAPNLKRYLKTIRTNKSEFVIPCGDSFSEPRIINYHFKKIVEQMGRKEIHFHMLRHTFATRCVEKGVDIASLSMILGHSSTKMTLDTYTDSMWETRKQAVSIIDKQLQDNDFFNNFMKKVS; encoded by the coding sequence ATGCCTAGAAAAGGTGAGAATATTTACAAAAGAAAAGATGGTCGTTATGAAGGCCGATATATAAAAGCTCGATCCTTGGATGGTCAAATCAAGTATGGCTATATCTATGGGAAAAAGTATGCGGATGTAAAGCAAGAGTTGACCTTGCTCAAAGCTCAATTCACGTTTGCACAGAACAAGAGATTGAATGCTTCAGAAACAGTAAGAAGCTGGATGCTTTATTGGATAGAAACGAGTATTAAAAACCAGGTAAAGTTATCTACATATATGAACTATCGTGGTCATCTAGAGCGTTATATACTACCAAGTCTTGGAGAAAAGCAATTGATTGCTTTACAATCCCAAGATGTTGAACGGTTTATAAAATATCTCTCTTCTCTAGAATTATCGCCTTTGACTATCCGATGTATTTTCAATATTTTAAAAAGCGGGTTAAAAAAAGCACGACTTTCTTCTTATATATATGAGAATCCTTGTGACAATGTCAGTTTACCAAAATTTAATCGAAAAAAGGTGACTGCTTTAGATATCGATACACAAAAAGAGTTAGAGCATTTAGCGTTAGAAAAGGGCTGCTTCGCGATTATTCTTTCCTTATATACAGGAATGAGAATCGGTGAAATCAGCGGGCTGAAATGGTCAGATATTGATTTTAAAAATGATGTGCTTTATGTTAATCAGATTGTTGTACGTGTACCAGTACCAGATCAACACTTTAAAACCAAAGTAATGTTGGGTTCTCCTAAAACTAGAGCCTCTATTCGGGCAATTCCGATTGCACCGAATTTGAAACGCTATTTGAAAACGATCAGAACAAACAAATCTGAATTTGTTATTCCTTGTGGCGACAGTTTTTCAGAGCCGCGAATCATCAACTACCATTTCAAAAAAATCGTGGAACAGATGGGACGCAAAGAGATTCACTTTCATATGCTTCGCCATACATTTGCGACAAGGTGCGTAGAGAAAGGGGTCGATATTGCTTCGCTAAGCATGATTCTCGGGCATTCTTCAACAAAAATGACATTGGATACATATACTGATTCTATGTGGGAAACAAGGAAGCAAGCAGTATCTATTATTGATAAACAGCTTCAAGACAACGATTTCTTCAATAATTTTATGAAAAAAGTTAGCTGA
- a CDS encoding winged helix-turn-helix domain-containing protein, with amino-acid sequence MFTLNCISLIDEPLVETYMNKFTRLGYCVTASNSFSEIEQEKNVDGFVIFEENLSNISEICKCMIEWKKQSEALIWIILSGQEPFTKMIYLQVGADAVFTYESEIEENILTISNALKRYKSAKKLRQVKQSVEDNKLLRLNSMNLSAIIDGSKEVPLTRIEYKIMELLMQNPNIAISYQEICKEIWDSECDQNKFRVSNVIFHLRKKLEDNPIEPRFIKTIRSKGYLINV; translated from the coding sequence ATGTTTACACTTAATTGTATTTCACTTATTGACGAGCCATTAGTAGAAACATACATGAACAAATTCACTCGTTTAGGTTACTGCGTAACAGCAAGTAATTCTTTTTCAGAAATAGAGCAAGAAAAAAATGTGGATGGATTTGTTATTTTTGAAGAGAATTTAAGCAATATCAGTGAAATTTGCAAATGTATGATTGAGTGGAAAAAACAATCAGAAGCATTGATTTGGATCATTCTTTCAGGACAAGAGCCTTTCACGAAAATGATTTACCTGCAGGTAGGTGCGGATGCTGTATTCACTTACGAGTCAGAAATTGAAGAAAATATTTTGACTATATCGAATGCGCTTAAAAGATATAAATCTGCTAAGAAGCTTCGACAAGTAAAACAGTCGGTGGAAGACAATAAGTTACTTAGACTGAATTCGATGAATCTCAGTGCCATCATTGATGGCTCAAAAGAAGTTCCTTTGACCAGAATAGAGTATAAGATCATGGAATTGCTGATGCAAAATCCTAACATCGCTATTTCTTATCAAGAGATTTGCAAGGAAATCTGGGATAGTGAATGCGATCAAAATAAGTTTCGTGTATCGAATGTCATCTTTCATTTAAGAAAAAAATTGGAAGATAATCCAATTGAGCCAAGATTCATAAAGACGATTCGCTCAAAAGGGTATCTGATAAATGTGTAA
- a CDS encoding winged helix-turn-helix domain-containing protein, protein MGTIGIVNITGELDEEYIKLLKQEDYQVISIEPETNINTVSKKIDGVIIFDEEQKNVGETCNLILKIKNASIPFVWTFSREIPEVNRLVYLQLGAIGNFHTECEPEEMRLIIRNTMMSRNNTSTIVEKSEISDVKKADFELLIDNRSVVINGDNEVSLTRLEYQLLDLLFRRERKAVTYEEIHEEIWGQKKPFSRARIANLMFHLRQKMEINPLRPNYIRTVRSKGYMLDLGSSSEK, encoded by the coding sequence ATGGGAACAATAGGGATTGTAAACATAACGGGAGAACTCGATGAAGAATACATAAAATTATTAAAACAGGAAGATTATCAGGTTATATCAATTGAACCGGAAACCAATATAAATACTGTTTCGAAGAAAATTGATGGGGTAATTATTTTTGATGAGGAGCAAAAAAATGTTGGAGAGACATGTAATTTGATTCTAAAAATCAAAAATGCTTCGATTCCGTTTGTATGGACTTTTTCAAGAGAAATTCCAGAAGTGAATCGTTTAGTTTACTTGCAACTCGGGGCTATAGGGAATTTTCATACGGAATGTGAACCAGAGGAGATGAGGCTGATTATTCGAAATACGATGATGAGTCGGAATAACACTAGCACTATAGTTGAAAAGAGTGAAATATCAGATGTAAAAAAAGCAGATTTTGAACTTTTGATCGATAACCGAAGTGTAGTGATTAATGGAGATAATGAGGTCAGTCTCACGAGACTAGAGTACCAACTGTTGGACTTGCTTTTTAGAAGAGAAAGAAAAGCGGTCACCTACGAAGAAATCCATGAGGAAATCTGGGGACAAAAGAAACCATTTTCCCGAGCGCGTATTGCCAATCTCATGTTTCATCTAAGACAAAAAATGGAAATTAATCCACTTCGTCCAAACTATATAAGAACAGTTCGCTCGAAGGGATATATGCTCGACTTAGGGAGTTCCTCAGAAAAGTAA